The Phacochoerus africanus isolate WHEZ1 chromosome 15, ROS_Pafr_v1, whole genome shotgun sequence genome has a segment encoding these proteins:
- the CSTF2T gene encoding cleavage stimulation factor subunit 2 tau variant, with translation MSSLAVRDPAMDRSLRSVFVGNIPYEATEEQLKDIFSEVGSVVSFRLVYDRETGKPKGYGFCEYQDQETALSAMRNLNGREFSGRALRVDNAASEKNKEELKSLGPAAPIIDSPYGDPIDPEDAPESITRAVASLPPEQMFELMKQMKLCVQNSHQEARNMLLQNPQLAYALLQAQVVMRIMDPEIALKILHRKIHVTPLIPGKSQPVSGPGPGPGPGPGPGLCPGPNVLLNQQNPPAPQPQHLARRPVKDIPPLMQTPIQGGIPAPGPIPAAVPGPGPGSLTPGGAMQPQVGMPGVGPVPLERGQMQISDPRAPMPRGPMAPGGLPPRGLLGDAPNDPRGGTLLSVTGEVEPRGYLGPPHQGPPMHHASGHDSRGPSSHEMRGGPLADPRLLIGEPRGPMIDQRGLPMDGRGSRDSRGMEARAMETEVLETRVMERRGMETCALETRGMEARGMDARGMEMRGPGPSSRGPMSGGIQGPGPINIGAGGPQGPRQVPSISGVGNPGAGMQGAGMQGASMQGAGMQGAGMQGAGMQGAGMQGAGMQGAGIQGPGKQGGGQASSFSPGQSQVTPQDQEKAALIMQVLQLTADQIAMLPPEQRQSILILKEQIQKSTGAS, from the coding sequence ATGTCGAGTTTGGCGGTGAGAGACCCGGCAATGGATCGATCACTGCGTTCCGTGTTCGTGGGGAACATTCCGTATGAGGCAACTGAGGAGCAGTTAAAGGACATTTTCTCCGAGGTTGGTTCTGTTGTGAGTTTCCGGCTGGTATACGATAGAGAGACGGGAAAACCTAAGGGTTATGGCTTCTGTGAATACCAAGACCAGGAGACCGCGCTTAGTGCCATGCGGAACCTTAATGGGCGGGAGTTCAGCGGGAGAGCGCTTCGGGTGGACAATGCTGCCAGCGAAAAGAACAAGGAGGAGTTAAAGAGCTTGGGGCCTGCAGCCCCCATCATTGACTCTCCCTATGGAGACCCCATCGATCCAGAAGACGCCCCCGAATCAATTACCAGGGCAGTCGCTAGTCTCCCCCCGGAGCAGATGTTTGAGCTGATGAAGCAGATGAAGCTTTGTGTCCAAAACAGTCACCAGGAAGCTCGAAATATGTTACTTCAGAACCCTCAGCTGGCTTATGCGCTGTTGCAGGCACAAGTAGTGATGAGAATCATGGATCCAGAGATTGCTCTGAAAATTTTGCATCGCAAAATACATGTCACACCACTCATCCCAGGCAAATCTCAACCTGTCTCTGGCCCTGGCccgggccctggccctggccctggccctggactCTGCCCAGGACCTAATGTTCTGCTGAACCAGCAGAATCCTCCAGCCCCTCAGCCTCAGCATTTGGCCAGAAGACCTGTGAAAGACATCCCTCCTCTGATGCAGACCCCTATCCAGGGTGGAATTCCAGCCCCAGGGCCAATTCCAGCTGCAGTTCCTGGTCCTGGCCCTGGTTCCTTAACTCCTGGCGGAGCCATGCAGCCCCAAGTTGGAATGCCAGGGGTTGGTCCAGTGCCCTTAGAGCGAGGGCAGATGCAGATTTCGGATCCTAGAGCTCCTATGCCTCGTGGACCCATGGCTCCTGGTGGCCTACCTCCTCGAGGACTGTTAGGAGATGCTCCAAATGACCCGCGTGGAGGGACTTTGCTTTCAGTCACTGGAGAAGTAGAGCCCAGAGGCTACCTTGGGCCACCTCATCAGGGTCCTCCAATGCACCATGCCTCTGGTCATGACAGCCGTGGCCCTTCCTCACATGAAATGAGGGGAGGGCCATTAGCAGATCCCAGACTGCTCATTGGAGAGCCCAGAGGACCCATGATAGATCAAAGGGGTCTTCCTATGGATGGTAGAGGTAGTAGAGATTCTCGAGGAATGGAGGCTCGAGCCATGGAAACTGAGGTCTTAGAGACACGAGTAATGGAGAGAAGAGGAATGGAGACCTGTGCATTGGAAACCAGAGGAATGGAAGCAAGAGGCATGGATGCAAGAGGAATGGAGATGAGAGGCCCCGGCCCCAGTTCGAGAGGCCCTATGAGCGGCGGAATCCAGGGTCCTGGTCCCATCAATATTGGGGCAGGTGGTCCTCAGGGACCCAGACAAGTCCCAAGTATTTCAGGGGTGGGAAATCCTGGAGCTGGCATGCAGGGGGCAGGTATGCAAGGTGCTAGCATGCAGGGGGCAGGTATGCAAGGCGCTGGCATGCAGGGGGCAGGTATGCAAGGAGCTGGTATGCAGGGAGCAGGTATGCAAGGAGCTGGCATTCAAGGGCCAGGCAAGCAAGGTGGAGGCCAGGCTAGCAGTTTTAGTCCTGGGCAGAGCCAAGTAACTCCACAGGATCAAGAAAAGGCAGCTTTGATCATGCAGGTTCTGCAACTGACTGCAGATCAAATTGCCATGCTGCCTCCTGAGCAAAGGCAGAGTATCTTGATTTTAAAGGAGCAAATCCAGAAATCCACTGGAGCTTCTTGA